The genomic segment ACTCGAGCGCGCTGCGCTTCGACGACAGAGAGACCAGACGAGCCAGGCGAGGCGAGGGCGGCGGCCACGGCTACGACAAACTGGCCCCCATCAGAGCCGTGTGGGACGAGTGGTGCGCGAGGCTGCCCGCCATGTACCGCCCGGGACCGGAGGTCACCGTCGACGAGAGACTGGTGCCGTTCAGAGGTACGTACGTGGtgcgtgttgtgtgtgtgtgttatgtgcgtgcgtgcgtgacTGGGggatgagaggaggaagaggagcaggaaCGGCGACAACGCTAGCTTGCTTTGTTGTATTTGTGTTGGGTTCTGCGTTTGTGCTTTTACATGACTGTATATCTTCCATGCTTGCAAGTGCGTTCTCTGTCAAACTGACGTCTCCTCTTCCATTTCTGCCCCAATCTCCCACACTTTCCCACATCGCTCTGGGggatgagaggaggaagaggagaggggaACGGTGACAACGCTAGCTTGCTTTGTTGTATTTGTGTTGGGTTCTGCGTTTGTGCTTTTACATGACTCTTTATATCTTCCACGCTTGCACGTGCGTTCTCTGTCAAACTCACGTCTCTTCTTCCGTTTCTGCCCCAATCTCCCACACTTTCCCacatcgctctctctctctctctttctctctctcgccatCAGGAAGGTGTCCGTTCAGACAGTACATGCCCAGCCAACCGGCCAGGTACGGGATCAGACTTGCATCTTCCAGCTACGCGTGGAAGATGCAAGTCTACACCGGCAAGCCCGACAAGCGCGGCCCTCCCGAAAAGCACCTGGCCACTCGAGTGGTCGTGGACCTCACCGAGGGACTGGCGCCGGGACGCAACGTCACGTGCGACAACTTTTTCACCTCGCGCGAGCTCGCCGACAGGCTCTTTCGCAAAAGAGGCCACACCGTGCTGGGCACTCTGCGATCGAACAGACCCGAGATCCCAGAGAGCTGCGCTGCATCAAGGGCAGGGCCGTGGACTCCGTGGAATCCGTAGAACTCGGCGGCTCCGCGGCACGAGgacaaggaggaggagaaggaggaggaagagggccAGACACGATCATCCTCTCCTACGTGaccaagaagaacaagaacgTGCTGCTCTTCACCACCGCTCCTCGCTACCACCACCGCTCCGACCCCGAGCCCCGGCCTagccgcagcagcagcaacagcaaaagcagcggcagcagcagcagcggcggcaACGGCGGTGGCGGCAAACCTCCCTTAGTGCTGCATTACAACCGCACCAAGGGAGGCGTCGACAACCTGGACAAGGTCGTGAGCACGTacagctgcaggagaaagaCCTGCAGGTGGCCCGTGGCCCTTTTCCACAACATGGTCGACGTGGCGGCCTACAACGCGTTCGTGCTCTGGAGGGAAATTCACCCCGACTGGATGGCGGGCAAGCTCAACAAACGAAGGCTCTTCCTCGAGCGGCTGGGCAAAGCGCTCGCGCACCCCATGATCGAAGCCAGGGCGTTAgcgcgaggaggaggaggtggaggaggaggaggaggccgtGCCGCGGCCCGAGgtactactgctactactactactactactactgagGACGACGATGCCGATGCTAGTACTACTCGCACGGCTGACGCTACGCCGCGCGACTCCTCTCCGGTCAAGAGGCGAAGGTGCCGCGTGTGTCCCAGAAGCAAAGATGTCAAGACCAAGATCCTGTGCCACGAGTGCCGAGCGTACGTGTGCACCAACTGCGCCGTCACGTACTGTCCCAACTGCGCCGCTTCACGCAGTCACGAtgtagtcctcactttggtcattttgaacgctgaaggagatttgttccatagacaccttatactagtgtttcctgcacttaatccatcactactatgttctatttaaatccagattccttttatagtttgcagtttctttactaacacatttgtagataagtttattgctgaaccccacagctagcagtctcacacactctttaggtttttgaagttttgtgtgtaacGGTTTAGTCTTTCAAACATTACCCttttctccccagtatcacaacagtatgactcctgttaaggttcaaaaatatagggaaggaaacacaggaggaatgcaagtaaccacactggtccaaagggtaaagacgatgattttaatgaaatgacacgcgtgggagaatgagcggactctgtaagcagacagccccacaatctcatcctcctaacatcaaaatacagttttatatgcatcagagtatatttagtgacgccccctcattgcgtcatcacatacatcagcttcaaaaccacaaatgttctatttggcaacttaaggcacaattaaaagtacactggcttccatcttctccccggtggtttcccgtaagccagctcagctctcgcaccgtgcatctactgcttcatcagtcaactttcacctacaccctaacagtgtgtgtgtatgtgtgtctgtgcgtccacgtgcgagggcgcgtgcatgctgtgtactgcatgacctctcactatttgtctgtctgtgcgtgcagagtttgcatctgcttttctgaaccttagttgaccttaaactgaactttcccctatcagtgattcctctaactaagtgtgcgtgtggttacgtgtctgtccgaaccaagactatatatgtgtactctactgaattaatgttttgatcaaaagcctctactaaaagcttaaatcaaagataaatgcatactaactctttggctctttctgctttcggtttcgcttctgcaaaacatgctctgcagacgcgtttcgtttcctgtctcattttagcacagagagtattttcctgtctctgccctctacacagagatcataaaagcattaataacatttaaattatagattcaacagaaccatttaaaatggttcttctttggacctgtaataaaggctataaccatatatttgaacatctgaatgcatctaaatgcaacctcactattaatactgaaatgttaatgatgattataaaaatagcagcaactaatagcaggacaatatttctattcctgacactccctCTCTTGGTGACCCTTAAAAGGGTCACCATACACTTATAACattactctgaccctctctagaaatgccagctcccctaagaacactccatgggtaaagtcaggttcgtccttggtccctctctcgtggaaatcttctcctgtaaaggatagaaaacactttctccctactatgctctaagttactctgttcctcgattgttctcaaaacatgaacctaatttcgtatttggtttttgacttttattcctatataatcttaaacatcactcatctcaatctacagctttctaacagtcttacagcactgctgacatacgttcctgtttttccttatctgatcatcaacatcctgtgcacaaaactgtccctgctgctgcaagtgcctctcatctaaagtcacctatcacaagcaaaatcatcataaaatcattataagggcttattctactaaaaggatcaaagaaaaacaatcactttaatcactcagtgtaagcacatagttaattgctcctagataaacttcatcatagctaaaagctgaactctaactgtattttgaactcccatttcctgggtgataacctgtttgaatatatcattttatttcattttgctgcttttaatgtaatgactccttctaacttaaactttatcagacttaaccaacatatataagctttctccctttgcttctgttttaaacaacaactttttttacttcaacaagcatttgttattctgtaactgcattttatataagaggactaatttagaactgcatgtgttatctccgtattttacatgtcaccccaTTTAGTTACCaccgaaactcctattcagttcctctttctgtcatttgttattgggccaactcaaattcagttaaaagctaaaggaatttcaggccctaggcctcacctatgtttaaaccatatgtgtttgtaagcgtgaatgctgtttatccttctgttgctccaagtcccctacaatatatcgactgagacataacgctcatcgaagcttatgacctttaAATGACCGAACCtcaactctgttaatgagcacgattgcaatgtgtaagaaaaatcatttctacatatataatctccaatattattcatttgagtccataacacttttaacatcctcataaaagctctcctctaccctaaaaataaatctatttactctctgtttctaaagcctacattataacaacattctagcattatgtcactgttacaacttatcctaaaatcaaaaagaaatcccacattttctactcatcaaatgttcactattttccccaaagcatatcctttattcccacagtttcccctttaaatttggtgtacaacttctttttaaccccagcaatttatcttctaaacaggattcagttcattttactcctttctttagaattaacaatctccgcctcagttttactatatctagattatcaaacaaccccaatcgttataaaatcctagtaaaaccctttcaaattaaacaaattaaatcttaaatccctctctttttgacacatctcatgtggcaaaaactcaaaatctccacccaagcttaaaacattaaaagggaaaaaggttagtcatatcatatcatttctcagaacacttcagccatcctcccctccggtgttttgctccagccctgaaaacctgtgtttaaggaacaaaatcaatttaatcatcatgtcaaatctcctcaaaatcgttgctccatgcaaagtctggatccttggaatttcctgaaaacaaaacctgtgccttacatttcatactcaactctccctttatgatctagtctgtgtcatgacacaaaataaacttaaacaaaacagttattaatcatgtgttacctcagttaatggtaacttaagttacatcaatgtttcccttttagcattttataatgtattaatatggtctaacccaaatcaataaaacagaaattcactcaaaggaacatcagcatccccagatttaagtcttccacttctcctgtttgtcaaccttttatttatttccccccttggtccaaccactcacattcactcccatgcattcacacatgatatttttgctgatctgcagccttcgcatgacgtcatcagatgctccacatcagcaaaatgagctcaatcattcgttttatttcgttttcctgtttagaaaaatagttctctatacttttgactggattgaatcgatacaatccatttttagacagagacttgccgccaatcaatctctgattgtaatcaattataattctgtaaagcccacctgattttcgtacttggtaattttgtcaacgccgtccgttcactctcttccaggcctgcttagaacaaaaatgaaaaaagagagctgattattagctcatcaaagtacaaaacaaaatcacctgacaggttttttcctgagtgcactactacaaaaaaatttttggggcccctctcagacatatccatgtctcaattaaacaccctctctggaaataaaacaacagcctcaaaaatctgaaacaatcttaaatttcacccattcaacacacgaaaacctcgtcaaagatcaaagaccgtatgcacaatgtcacccttcctcactttaccatgtgttcattcagcacaagataaaaccaatttcaaccacatatcatccttaaattataaatttcctgtccaaatctgcccctctgaacagacctgaccaccgtaatcaactatcctgatactttaccattatatatttcgccaaatactcttcatcagcccgatctctcttgaactgaaagcctccgacacacacgcacacaggaagtgtctttgtcactcactcactccagctaatttgcataaacccacagctcaacagccaacttaacaagaggaatacatgtttaaaccttatcacattattgaattattttccttttctttctatactaatcacttactctgatcaatcagtgcaagagcactcctaagtaatcacttctcttttgttttgtttttccataactcactcccttgtcatacagcagcttcgtttgagttattccacaacaactctattttatccaagtatgttttaagtgtattttcttcaacattcacaccattttaaccctcatgaaattaacaggctgatttaattacatatgtttgtgttcttagccaagttttaatcactatctatacattactcttcatgagcttatctctgtaaggttagtgcattttctgtttgtatgtgtgatttttataaatgtttctttatgatctttgtgatcttgtaaatgtttcttttccagtgttccaaactccttttgacagggtgtgttttctctctttggctcatcactggtcattgtgaatgacatttcccttctgtctgtgcccagtggccttacctgttaaatccgtctcctccagtgacccaaggtcactccgggacttaggttcgagcaatcgtgactgcgccttgccttaggttgtcccagggtttcgaggtgggatcttacccgtcatgggctgtccagccttccatgcccgcctactacaggagccaactgggcaagggtgttatcagatctaggggacacactggttctggaaattaaaggagtgtaaactgctttctttcttaaactttcaacaataatttcacatgtaacagtttgtgtacgtatgcgttttcaattcattaatgtaattgttagttcctgtatttatttctctcagtctgtctcttttctaaaacctgtaattaatataattttattactttattactttttcttaaaacatgcatccgcttcatcttcttagaatttaactctgtctatttctctgggtgctcccctgacatcatcagtcacacacaccttcctctcacacacacttttaaatattctaacctctttcagacgccatgactcgtctcacacacactgccttctctctctcaaacttccattttccactcactcagacaaatcatgcagagtcactcaaatcaaatactgacagcattcacacagttaaaatcacacaaaacacgctttcatacgagtattttggacatgccttccatgatcagaaagagcaagtcaaaagaaaaaagaaaaagaaaactgaaacctctcatcgtctcgcagcttctccccacacacataactgaaaaataaacacaccaacatttatggctcacgaaatatacatctatcaaaattcagtcatttactatgcatccacactaatatattcaaactgtatttacactctcataataagcaaaaccaacctcttatatacaggcatttagcaaagcgctcagtcctctcgagaactgaaaccaccctctctgcgcgtcactgctgctcatttgcatttacacacaccatccgtgcacatccggctgtgcattactgacacagagactgatcttactcatagatctcatattttatattacagacgtcttattaattacaactgcacagatttcagGCCTCTTAACACCTATATAATTTTGATAAATTTACgtaacggctccaaccgataaGTCCTAGACTTTTTTGCTCAATTCACCGGACCAGCTCCAACCGTTCCGTCCacatttctagccctaacttaatttacaggtagccaaaaaagcgcagataccgttccaaacggtaaagtggtccaaccactggcttatctcaggatgccctgtaccccacggtcaagccaaaccgagctaacccTACCGCCGATGGGTCAACAATGCGCTGGCGTCCGCATCGAGGAGGGATCGCAACGTCCGggctatgcgcttcttaacagacgccgctgtcgttctacaaagatttagaataatttgaaccaACAATCTACACTCCCACACAGGAGTAAGAATCAGGCAGACCTAtccttgtggacataggggctccaacccacaaaatgaccatcacaaaATAGAGTCCATGACCCATAGGGCTCCAACCCTCAAAACAACCAAATTCCCTACCACACTAAATTAGCAGCTCccactgctttaattctctcaaCGGCTCCAACCGTTCTTAATTCTCTCAGCGGCTCCAACCGCTTTTAACTTTCTCAGTACTGtactttattactttcattatcaccaaaatcaaaacagactttccccagtaattttcagtgagtagactttaatttgacatgtccaatctagcacattttggaaaattcaacaggtatgtgccttaccttttgttatatgccggcttgtcactcactttgaccactgaccaatgcctgagcgcctgacgcctcggacctttctccgtcctgtctcacttcccccctcggacgaagcccccaaatgttaaggttcaaaaatatagggaaggaaacacaggaggaatgcaagtaaccacactggtccaaagggtaaagacgatgattttaatgaaatgacacgcgtgggagaatgagcggactctgtaagcagacagccccacaatctcatcctcctaacagcaaaatacagttttatatgcatcagagtatatttagtgacgcccctcattgcgtcatcacatacatcagcttcaaaaccacaaatgttctatttgacaacttaaggcacaattaaaagtacactggcttccatcttctccctggtggtttcccgtaagccagctcagctctcgcaccgtgcatctactgcttcatcagtcaactttcacctacacccctaacagtgtgtgtgtatgtgtgtctgtgcgtccACGCGTGCGAGGGGTgcatgcatgctgtgtactgcatgacctctcactatttgtctgtctgtgcgtgcagagtttgcatctgcttttctgaaccttagttgaccttaaactgaactttcccctatcagtgattcctctaactaagtgtgcgtgtggttacgtgtctgtccgaaccaagactatatatgtgtactctactgaattaatgttttgatcaaaagcctctactaaaagcttaaatcaaagataaatgcatactaactctttggctctttctgctttcggtttcgcttctgcaaaacatgctctgcagacacgtttcgtttcctgtctcattttagcacagagagtattttcctgtctctgccctctacacagagatcataaaagcattaataacatttaaattatagattcaacagaaccatttaaaatggttcttctttggacctgtaataaaggctataaccatatatttgaacatctgaatgcatctaaatgcaacctcactattaatactgaaatgttaatgatgattataaaaatagcagcaactaatagcaggacaatatttctattcctgacactcccaAAGTATGGAGcagtaaacaaccaatgattctaaagccagaacagaaagatacagttggaagatgAATGATTGCGTTTTTATGATGCGTAGTAAAACTggcccctcttcttcttctctgtgttgttgttgttgttgttgttgtgtgtgtgtgggtgtgtgtgtgccttagaagtcaaataatacattagccacacttaaaaaaaaacatttgaatttcatttagaactgagattctaagttgtaagcagaaatcttatgctcagccacaaacatgtttccccactttcacaatgctgaggtgtcaaatccacaacccccaacaaatggtttgttacacgcgggtgtgaagggcaagctgtacttacacagcctcacacacagtagatttttaaagtttttgggtaCAGTGGTTTAGCCGCAGATGTAACTTCCACTTTTGATAAAGATCACtccacctgtttatttcttaagaaattaagctcttatttatacatgtctacaaaataataaacaccgtgtgctctgtgacattatagtcttctacttcagcttccattggtttgcattttaaactcccaacctttcaggttgttatgaacgacttatatttctaacattttgtgatgtaaaagtgaaccatgtgggtttttttaattttctgtgtgatggaaggacttaagacacgagttatttaaacaattctaaatgaCAGTACGATGGCCATAGTACGGGTGCGGGTcaaatatgttaaggataatgtttatcaatgtaaaattgcaaagaaccttTGGATAGATTATAACATCttgtaaacagttacctcagaaGCTGTACTGTCAGATCTATGTATGTAAGGTaaaactttccacagtacttccacttaagtaactaaacacataaagtcacccttaccaataatccactgctccttgaaaaaagtagcacaaacagacaactgactcagcaatgatGAGTAGAGCTACCCGAGGCCGAGACTCAAGcggaagaaaattaaaagttgttgttgttgttgttgtttttgtggctcaaaagattaaaggaaaatatatttaataattcaacaagaccCGCACCTTCAACACATGTACATTCAAACTTTGGAACAGGCTCAGCAATGCTGTTTGTTCAATAGTTTTTAGCCGTTCgaaaaagtcattttatggCTTTAATGTTTCCAGCTGATAAGGAGAATGAGTGCATTTCAAATGTGCGTCCAAAGGCTTTAAACATCCGCTTTGTCTGTAATGACAGTATCAAACTACAGTgcattgtttttactaaaattcaacattttcagatgaaaatatggctgctttttgtttttttcactgtaacacaCCCCTCAATACCATTTTTAGGATATTCTTGGTGATcccatttttttcatattcatgCTTTTGGGAGTAAGGGGAATCTAATACGCAcgttgtcactgtgtttttgtacTACCAGCTGTGAGggctctgcttttgctttgagcagtctgtttttattttgtcttgtgAGTGCGTGTTTTTCAAACAAGATCCTcgtcagtttgattttgttaccacaaactttgtgtgaagttcacaacagaggtaaagagatttaaacacaccagtttaaggaggcaggcaggggttggaccagctgcacaggacaggtgaagcagagagtgtcaggggagatgtacaacagaagcagagggaacattttacaagatgataaatggCACATTTAGATGATTAAGGACttgttgacaagattaaaagacacgGCCCTCAGAGTTCAGcaacattacagtttgattaaataaaaagtttttaaactacACAGGGTTTATTTTGTCCTCTGATAgtaatcatattaaacatgtcaagaaagaaagagtataaagaaaaatagtaaatgtgtgtctaaTTCAACTCTTCCTGTAAACCTTATATCATCCTTTAATATGTTTggtgttacaaacttgaagaagCACAGAAGAgatcatcagacattaatctaatcagtttTTCAACCTTCATGCATATTAAAACATTGAAATCTTCCCTGCTACACCAAAGTGCAGTGTTTAACACCGTtgaccataacattttattactgctattattaaatggagagtcctcttcacacactgagattAATTATGAAGGCCTCTgtgcaagatctgaaaactgctgttcacaaacgctgtccatctaatctgactgagctggagctgttttgcaaagaagaatgggcaaggatttcagtctgtagatgtgcaaagctggtagagacataccctaaaagactggcagctgtaactgcagcaaaaggtggttctacaaagtattgactcagggggctgaataattacgcacaccccacttttcagttatttatttgtaaaaaatgtttgtaatcatgtatgattttcgttccacttctcacgtgtacaccactttgtattggtctttcacctggaattccaataaaattgattcatgtttgtggctgtaatgtgacaaaatgtggaaaagttcaagggggctgaatacttcTGCCACtgtatattgtacagtagatcgtacaataatagatagagagaaaaacccaacaatcatatgaccccctatgagcaagaactgtggcgacagtgggaaggaaaaactcccttttaacaggaagaaacctccggcagaaccaggctcagggaggggcggggccatctgctgtgattggttagggtgagagaaggaaggcaggataaagacatgctgtggaagagagacagagattaataacaagtatgattcaatgcagagaggtctacactgtaaaatctaatatcgtgtctaattaaaaatattaagtaggctgaactcaatttttatcaatttgttattagaactcagtttaagtaagttaccagtactttttatgcaaaaacgctgatcaactcaatttatttgagttgtcttaacttagaaaaattAAGCTGGAAATTTTGCTTCTCAGCGCGGAAGGATGAAacgatgtgttttgaaaatgccacgtcacTACCATCCTCCTCCCTAGcacggatcagtccgcatgttcacggtgcatttttgtctggaatatgttgagcaaacctggagaagcttcagctgaagatattattgttgtcattgctgtggatctttacctgatacactgacttggtgagtaaatgtttactcttattcaaactgattttgtggcttctcttagtttagcaccaggtttataatcttgctagctagttagtgttagccta from the Oreochromis aureus strain Israel breed Guangdong linkage group 5, ZZ_aureus, whole genome shotgun sequence genome contains:
- the LOC120440218 gene encoding piggyBac transposable element-derived protein 4-like, with translation MAYFLPEIEDSVIAMTNLEADRRRPAIDGWKPMGRVEFRAYVGLLVLAGVYRSRGEACESLWDAESSRETRRARRGEGGGHGYDKLAPIRAVWDEWCARLPAMYRPGPEVTVDERLVPFRGRCPFRQYMPSQPARYGIRLASSSYAWKMQVYTGKPDKRGPPEKHLATRVVVDLTEGLAPGRNTRDPRELRCIKGRAVDSVESVELGGSAARGQGGGEGGGRGPDTIILSYVTKKNKNVLLFTTAPRYHHRSDPEPRPSRSSSNMLHYNRTKGGVDNLDKVVSTYSCRRKTCRWPVALFHNMVDVAAYNAFVLWREIHPDWMAGKLNKRRLFLERLGKALAHPMIEARALARGGGGGGGGGGRAAARGTTATTTTTTTEDDDADASTTRTADATPRDSSPVKRRRCRVCPRSKDVKTKILCHECRAYVCTNCAVTYCPNCAASRSHDTGLIQLCPESLVEMEEEELRTGLAVLEGETLSALQYTGCCL